From a region of the Lactuca sativa cultivar Salinas chromosome 4, Lsat_Salinas_v11, whole genome shotgun sequence genome:
- the LOC128133758 gene encoding uncharacterized protein LOC128133758: MGSIVSYAWIGSHFTSKFLQKQKMSVRLLKEEVKQKFGIDVSMGQCRRAKKYAIELIEGMKQGWKGICRRVINLDGCFLKGLCSGELICAVGRDANNHIFPIAWAVVCVENKENWKWFLENLQDDLQVDDGSGITLMSNQHKGLLEAVKEVMPNAEHRQCARHIVANFRKMFSGVHYERMFWKACKASTEPLFNAAMKEIQVLNPATFDYLMEKNPKSWSRAFFREGRMCDAVENGLSESFNNVIRDARKKPIITMLEEIRLYVMERQFNLTIKGCSWPDYKPCPAITILLNQLKRAQMFFSFLLILYLVLPIGLNQFETRNLAESYIVDVDRRTCSCRVWKLNGYGCVHSVATISYLNSDVGNYVDPMYYGVIYKNTYKYPMHGMNGSNTWPPTEFIPPLPPLKRKMLGRPKVNRRKDSSERGARHTVSKVGKKIMCSVCKQAGHNKVTCSKSEKPTKLEVRKRKRSDVIDGEGSNAKKAKGMTDEEGGRGNKGINGKVGEGSNGKKANDVIDDKGGRGKKGSNGNVGERSNGRKTKDGKDDIGGRGKKVIVKTRKKSEIILKKKLGTQVEGNNGEGYTIDKPMELE; encoded by the exons ATGGGCTCAATTGTAAGCTATGCATGGATTGGTAGCCATTTCACATCTAAATTTTTACAAAAACAAAAGATGAGTGTTAGGCTACTAAAGGAAGAAGTAAAACAAAAATTTGGAATTGATGTGAGTATGGGACAGTGTAGAAGAGCAAAGAAATATGCAATTGAACTTATTGAAG GGATGAAACAAGGTTGGAAAGGAATTTGTAGAAGAGTAATAAACCTGGATGGTTGTTTCTTAAAGGGATTATGTAGTGGAGAATTGATATGTGCCGTAGGAAGAGATGCTAACAATCATATTTTCCCAATAGCATGGGCAGTTGTGTGTgtggaaaataaagaaaattggaAATGGTTTTTGGAGAATCTTCAAGATGATCTACAAGTTGATGATGGTAGTGGTATCACCCTTATGTCAAATCAACATAAG GGGTTATTGGAGGCTGTGAAGGAAGTAATGCCTAATGCTGAACACAGACAGTGTGCAAGGCATATTGTTGCCAACTTTAGGAAAATGTTCAGTGGTGTGCATTATGAGAGGATGTTTTGGAAAGCTTGCAAAGCATCAACTGAACCTTTATTCAATGCAGCAATGAAGGAAATACAAGTACTAAATCCTGCAACATTTGACTACCTTATGGAAAAGAACCCAAAATCATGGAGTAGAGCTTTCTTTAGAGAGGGGAGGATGTGTGATGCAGTTGAAAATGGATTATCTGAAAGCTTCAACAATGTCATTAGAGATGCAAGGAAAAAACCAATAATCACAATGTTAGAAGAAATTAGGTTGTATGTTATGGAGAGGCAATTCAATCTCACCATCAAAGGTTGTTCATGGCCTGATTATAAACCATGCCCAGCCATTACGATCCTATTGAATCAGTTGAAAAGAGCTcaaatgtttttttcttttctattaaTACTTTATTTG GTTTTACCTATTGGTTTAAACCAGTTTGAAACAAGGAATTTGGCAGAGTCTTACATTGTGGATGTAGATAGGAGAACTTGTTCATGTAGAGTGTGGAAACTAAATGGGTATGGATGTGTGCATTCAGTTGCAACAATCTCATACCTTAACAGTGATGTTGGTAATTATGTGGATCCAATGTACTATGGAGTAATTTATAAGAACACCTACAAGTATCCTATGCATGGGATGAATGGTAGCAACACGTGGCCACCTACTGAATTCATTCCACCTTTGCCACCATTGAAAAGAAAAATGCTAGGTAGACCTAAAGTTAATAGAAGAAAGGATTCAAGTGAAAGGGGTGCTAGACATACTGTGTCAAAGGTTGGGAAAAAGATTATGTGTAGTGTATGCAAACAAGCAGGACATAACAAGGTTACATGTTCTAAATCTGAAAAGCCAACAAAACTAGAGGTAAGGAAAAGGAAGAGATCAGATGTTATTGATGGGGAGGGAAGCAATGCTAAGAAGGCAAAAGGTATGACAGATGAGGAAGGAGGGAGGGGTAATAAGGGCATTAATGGAAAAGTTGGGGAAGGAAGCAATGGTAAGAAGGCAAATGATGTTATAGATGATAAAGGGGGGAGGGGTAAAAAGGGCAGTAATGGTAATGTTGGGGAAAGAAGCAATGGTAGGAAGACAAAGGATGGTAAAGATGATATAGGAGGGAGGGGTAAAAAGGTAATTGTCAAGACAAGAAAGAAGTCGGAAATAATTTTGAAGAAAAAACTTGGTACACAGGTTGAGGGTAACAATGGGGAAGGCTACACTATTGACAAGCCAATGGAACTAGAATAG